In Isoalcanivorax indicus, the following proteins share a genomic window:
- the rpoH gene encoding RNA polymerase sigma factor RpoH, which translates to MTMQLQKFESGDIALRLNVPGASLESYTQAVNTVPVLSAEDERALAERLFYDNDIDAARSLVLSHLRFVVHIARSYTGYGLPLGDLIQEGNVGLMKAVRRFDPTVGVRLVSFAVHWIKAEIHEFVLKNWRIVKVATTKAQRKLFFNLRGAKKRLARLTPEETQRVAEDLGVSVRDVQEMEGRLAAYDASFDGPMDDDEDSAMVSPAQYLQAEGGDPADILADEDWQQQSSRRLGSALQSLDDRSRDILERRWLTDDKTTLQDLANEYGVSAERIRQLENAAIGKLRNAMAV; encoded by the coding sequence ATGACCATGCAACTGCAGAAATTCGAATCGGGAGACATCGCCCTGCGACTGAATGTGCCGGGCGCCAGCCTGGAAAGCTACACCCAGGCCGTCAACACCGTGCCGGTACTGAGCGCCGAAGACGAACGCGCCCTGGCCGAACGGCTGTTCTACGACAATGACATCGACGCCGCACGCAGCCTGGTGCTGTCGCACTTGCGTTTCGTGGTGCATATCGCCCGCAGCTACACCGGCTACGGCCTGCCCCTGGGCGACCTGATCCAGGAAGGCAACGTCGGCCTGATGAAAGCTGTGCGACGCTTCGACCCCACCGTCGGCGTGCGCCTCGTCAGCTTTGCCGTACACTGGATCAAGGCTGAAATTCACGAATTCGTACTGAAGAACTGGCGCATCGTCAAAGTGGCCACCACCAAGGCCCAGCGCAAACTGTTCTTCAACCTGCGCGGCGCCAAGAAGCGCCTGGCACGCCTGACTCCGGAAGAGACCCAGCGGGTCGCCGAAGATCTGGGCGTCTCGGTGCGCGACGTGCAGGAAATGGAAGGCCGTCTGGCGGCCTACGACGCCTCTTTCGATGGCCCTATGGACGACGACGAAGACAGCGCCATGGTCTCGCCAGCGCAGTACCTGCAAGCCGAGGGCGGCGACCCGGCGGACATTCTGGCCGACGAAGATTGGCAGCAGCAAAGCAGCCGCCGCCTCGGCTCCGCCCTGCAGAGCCTGGATGACCGCAGCCGCGATATCCTCGAACGGCGCTGGCTCACCGACGACAAGACCACGCTCCAGGACCTGGCCAACGAGTACGGCGTGTCCGCCGAGCGCATCCGCCAACTGGAAAACGCCGCCATCGGCAAACTGCGTAACGCGATGGCGGTCTGA